A single genomic interval of Macadamia integrifolia cultivar HAES 741 chromosome 6, SCU_Mint_v3, whole genome shotgun sequence harbors:
- the LOC122082003 gene encoding tRNA (adenine(58)-N(1))-methyltransferase catalytic subunit TRMT61A, producing the protein MLPLDPTKKISFQRWISEGDLVIVYERHDHMKAVKVCGGSVLQNRFGVFEHANWIGKPFGSKVLSNKGGFVYLLAPTPELWTLVLSHRTQILYIADISFVISYLEIVPGCLVLESGTGSGSLTTSLARAVAPYGHVYTFDFHEQRAALAREDFEKTGLSSLVTVEVRDIQGEGFPENFCGLADSVFLDLPQPWLAIPSAGKMLKQDGVLCSFSPCIEQVQRSCENLRAHFTEIRTFEVLLRAYEVQEVRRECSGDDEGGSLGSLPCKRKQCSSGRSNGKEKSDAHTVMARPCSEAKGHTGYLTFARLKCL; encoded by the exons ATGTTGCCACTAGATCCCACAAAGAAGATTTCTTTTCAACGCTGGATAAGCGAAGGGGATCTGGTAATCGTGTACGAGAGGCACGACCATATGAAGGCCGTCAAGGTCTGCGGTGGCTCTGTGCTTCAGAATCGATTTGGTGTTTTTGAACATGCAAACTGGATTGGAAAGCCGTTTGGGTCCAAAGTATTGAGCAATAAGGGTGGGTTTGTTTACCTCCTCGCACCAACCCCGGAGTTGTGGACTTTGGTTCTAAGCCACAGGACTCAGATTCTATACATTGCGGATATCAGCTTTGTTATCTCTTACTTGGAAATTGTTCCCGGCTGCTTGGTTCTTGAGTCGGGCACAGGGAGTGGGTCTCTCACCACCTCACTCGCAAGGGCTGTGGCTCCTTATGGTCACGTGTATACGTTCGACTTCCATGAACAAAGGGCTGCCTTGGCTAG GGAGGACTTTGAGAAGACTGGATTGAGCAGCTTAGTTACAGTTGAAGTTCGAGATATTCAAGGTGAAGGGTTTCCTGAAAATTTTTGTGGATTGGCAGATTCCGTCTTCCTTGACCTCCCCCAACCTTGGCTGGCAATACCTTCTGCTGGAAAAATGTTGAAGCAAGATGGAGTTTTGTGTTCCTTTTCACCTTGCATTGAGCAAGTGCAGCGCTCTTGTGAGAATCTCAGAGCACACTTTACTG AGATAAGGACATTTGAGGTTCTCCTCCGCGCGTATGAAGTCCAAGAAGTTAGGAGGGAGTGCAGTGGAGATGATGAAGGTGGTTCTCTGGGGTCTCTTCCTTGCAAGAGAAAGCAGTGTTCAAGTGGAAGAAGCAATGGGAAGGAGAAATCTGATGCTCATACAGTCATGGCTAGGCCATGCAGTGAAGCGAAAGGTCACACGGGTTATTTAACATTTGCAAGACTCAAATGTCTATAG
- the LOC122082002 gene encoding putative pentatricopeptide repeat-containing protein At3g18840 → MKYLKEGLIRHACIIKSGLFPPVFTTNQLIHLYSQHGLLVEARQLFDTLPERNVYTWNAIIYAYIKNQDLSEARALFDSAPHKDSVTYNSMISGYASSNGLETAHACKLFYEMQKKGIWIDDFTLTTMLNVTTDLLVPSDGEQLHAYMIKTANDLNQFAVSSLIDMYSRRGCFEEACRVFHVCSVSNLVSKNAMVAACCREGRMEMALDLFWRVPEINDIVSWNTLIAGYVQNNNEEEALKLLVHMGENGIRGSDHTFTSVLSACSSLKSLKHGKEIHAWILKNDLSSNPFISSGIVNMYSKCDNIHYAELAHAAFGEENAFSTTSLIVGHSSQGNMLEARRLFDSLAEKNPVVWTALFSGYLKIRQYEPVFVLLKEFLDKEKHVPDALIIVSVICVCAIQAALDPGKQIHAYILRMQIEIEERMSSALIDMYAKCGQIQYAKQIFQRVPGRDRVVYNAMIAGYAHHGFENEAIQLFEEMLEKDIRPDRITFIALLSACRHAGLVEAGEKYFGSMTKCYSLSPEIGHYSCMIDLYGRANKLDKAMAFMREIPIELDAVIWGAFLNACRINRNIPLAKEVEEELLRIEEGNGARYVQLANAYAAEGNWNEMGRIRRKMRGREVKKLAGCSWIYVGNKVNIFTSGDRSHREAEAIYTALVNLNARLNEGYK, encoded by the coding sequence ATGAAGTATCTCAAAGAAGGGCTAATACGTCATGCCTGTATCATTAAAAGTGGTCTCTTCCCACCTGTTTTCACCACCAACCAACTCATCCACCTTTACTCCCAACATGGGCTCTTAGTAGAAGCCCGCCAGTTGTTTGACACTTTGCCTGAAAGAAACGTCTACACCTGGAATGCCATCATCTATGCCTACATCAAGAACCAGGACTTATCAGAAGCCCGAGCCCTTTTCGATTCTGCTCCTCACAAAGACTCTGTCACCTACAATTCTATGATCTCTGGCTATGCAAGCTCTAATGGCTTGGAAACTGCCCATGCTTGCAAACTCTTTTATGAAATGCAAAAAAAGGGTATCTGGATTGATGATTTTACCCTCACAACCATGCTCAATGTGACGACAGACCTATTGGTCCCATCAGATGGGGAGCAGTTACATGCTTATATGATCAAAACTGCCAATGACTTAAACCAGTTTGCTGTGAGCTCTCTGATTGATATGTACTCCAGACGTGGATGTTTTGAAGAAGCTTGTCGTGTTTTCCATGTATGTTCAGTATCAAATTTGGTTTCAAAGAATGCCATGGTGGCAGCTTGTTGTAGGGAAGGCAGAATGGAGATGGCTCTTGATCTGTTTTGGAGAGTTCCTGAAATAAATGACATTGTGTCTTGGAACACGCTCATTGCAGGCTATGTGCAGAACAATAACGAAGAAGAGGCGTTGAAGTTGCTCGTTCATATGGGAGAGAATGGAATCAGAGGGAGTGATCACACTTTCACTAGTGTCTTGAGTGCTTGCTCGAGCCTTAAGAGCctgaaacatggaaaggaaatccatgcttggattttgaagaatgatttgAGTTCAAATCCGTTTATTAGCAGTGGCATTGTGAACATGTACTCCAAGTGTGATAACATACATTATGCAGAGTTAGCTCATGCTGCATTCGGGGAAGAAAATGCCTTCTCGACCACTTCACTGATTGTGGGGCATTCCTCTCAAGGAAACATGTTAGAGGCACGTAGGCTTTTTGACTCATTGGCTGAGAAGAATCCTGTTGTCTGGACAGCTTTATTCTCTGGTTATCTTAAGATCCGACAGTATGAACCAGTATTTGTACTTTTAAAGGAGTTCCTTGACAAGGAAAAACATGTTCCTGATGCTCTTATTATTGTCAGTGTAATATGTGTGTGTGCAATACAAGCTGCGCTGGATCCTGGGAAGCAAATTCATGCTTATATATTGAGAATGCAGATTGAAATTGAAGAGAGGATGAGTAGTGCTTTGATTGATATGTATGCAAAATGTGGACAGATACAATATGCAAAACAAATTTTCCAAAGAGTTCCTGGCAGAGATCGGGTTGTTTACAATGCAATGATAGCTGGTTATGCACATCATGGTTTTGAAAATGAGGCTATCCAGCTGTTTGAGGAGATGTTGGAGAAGGATATCAGACCTGACAGAATTACCTTCATTGCCCTTCTTTCTGCTTGTCGACATGCTGGACTAGTAGAAGCAGGGGAGAAGTACTTTGGTTCCATGACAAAATGTTATTCATTATCACCTGAAATTGGTCATTATTCATGCATGATAGATTTATATGGGCGGGCAAACAAGTTGGACAAGGCCATGGCATTCATGAGAGAGATACCAATCGAACTGGATGCTGTGATCTGGGGGGCATTTCTCAATGCTTGCAGGATAAATAGGAATATACCATTGGCaaaggaggtggaggaggaacTTCTGAGAATTGAAGAGGGTAATGGGGCACGTTATGTGCAATTGGCTAATGCTTATGCTGCAGAGGGAAATTGGAATGAGATGGGGAGGATAAGGAGGaagatgagagggagagaggtcaAGAAGCTGGCTGGTTGCAGCTGGATCTATGTGGGAAACAAAGTGAACATATTCACCTCTGGTGATAGATCTCATCGAGAAGCTGAAGCCATTTACACTGCATTAGTAAATCTGAATGCAAGATTAAATGAGGGATACAAATAG